The stretch of DNA CATGAGCATCGCGGGCGGGTCTCAGTACTGAGGCCAGCCCGAGGAGTCCCAGCGCAGATCATTGATGAGCAGCTTGGGCGCGCCGTTGTCGGTGGCGTCGTAGGCATGCCGGGCGATGACGTTGTTGTTGTAGATGTCCTGTCCGCCCGGCCCCTTCCAGACCGTGTTGCCGGCATCGAGCACCGTTCCGCCCCCATTCATCATGTTCACTCCATTCTTGTCCAGGTAGGGACCGGTGATGCTGGTGGAGCGCCCGTAGACGATCTTGTACGTGCTGTCGACCCCCTTGCAGCAGACGTCGATGGAGGCGAACAGATAGTAGTAGCCATTGCGGTAGGTGATGCTCGGGCCTTCGATTCCATTGGCGCGGGAGGCAATGGAGTAGAGGGAGCCGGTGGGCTTCATGGTGTTCTTGTCGAGCCGGGTCAATTTGATGCCGCTCCAGAAGGAGCCGAAGGCGAGCCAGGGATTGCCCGATGCGTCAATCACCAGATTGGGATCGATGGCATTGTAGTTGTTGGCGCTGGTGGTCCGGATGACCAGCCCATCGTCCCGCCAGCTCCCCGCCCCCACGCTGGTGGCGGAAACGAGGCCAATGGCCGAGGTGTTGGAGCCAAAGCTGGAGATGGAAT from Cystobacter ferrugineus encodes:
- a CDS encoding glycoside hydrolase family 43 protein; its protein translation is MTGERISHDPSLIKEGSTWYEFHTGQGIQVRRSDNGTQWYTVPQIFLNPLSWWSSYVPNQTRNDVWAPDVQLYNGRVWLYYSISSFGSNTSAIGLVSATSVGAGSWRDDGLVIRTTSANNYNAIDPNLVIDASGNPWLAFGSFWSGIKLTRLDKNTMKPTGSLYSIASRANGIEGPSITYRNGYYYLFASIDVCCKGVDSTYKIVYGRSTSITGPYLDKNGVNMMNGGGTVLDAGNTVWKGPGGQDIYNNNVIARHAYDATDNGAPKLLINDLRWDSSGWPQY